From Megalobrama amblycephala isolate DHTTF-2021 linkage group LG24, ASM1881202v1, whole genome shotgun sequence, the proteins below share one genomic window:
- the dip2ba gene encoding disco-interacting protein 2 homolog B-A isoform X1, producing the protein MADRGVDLAALPKEVREQLAELELELSEGDITQKGYEKKRAKLLAPFVPQTQNVGVSIKLTPGHSSDPASSPNAVPIAAPRQHRAHRSGGTRDDRYRSDIHTEAVQAALARHKEEKMALPMPTKRRSAFAQSPAEDCTPPDTSSASEDEGSLRRRQAAISAMLAQNLQSPEYWINRSVQGSSTSSSASSTLSHGDGKTHNHNHSQGQTSMLADVLAHTRIESSSIPPDVTSTVPSTVPQDRNSRADLPPNIVVKGMSRGQSRSSMMDTAGGVPAHSRVSTKIQQLLNTLKRPKRPPLSEFFLDDTEEIVEIPQPDPNTPRPEGRQMIPVKGEPLGVVSNWPPALQAALARWGATQAKSPALTILDITGKPLYTLTYGKLWTRSLKLAYTLLNKLGTKNEQVLKPGDRVALVYPNSDPGMFWVAFYGCLLAEVIPVPIEVPLSRKDAGSQQIGFLLGSCGVGLALTSEICLKGLPKTPNGEIMQFKGWPRLKWVVTDTKYLTKPSKDWQPHIPTANTDTAYIEYKASKEGTVMGVAVSKISMLTHCQALTQACNYCEGETLVNVLDFKKDSGLWHGVLASVMNRIHTISVPYSVMKACPLSWVQRVHVHKARVALVKCRDLHWAMMAHRDQKDTNLSSLRMLIVADGANPWSVSSCDAFLNVFQSHGLKPEMICPCASSPEAMTVAIRRPGTQGAPLPARAILSMAGLSHGVIRVNTEDKNSALTVQDVGHVMPGALMCIVKPDGPPMLCKTDEIGEIALNSRAGGTMYYGLPGVTKNTFEVIPVNSGGTPIGDVAFTRTGLLGFVGPGSLVFVVGKIEGLLSVSGRRHNADDLVATALAVEPVKTVYRGRIAVFSVTVFYDERIVIVAEQRPDANEEDSFQWMSRVLQAIDSIHQVGLYCLALVPANTLPKTPLGGIHVSEAKQHFLEGSLHPCNILMCPHTCVTNLPKPRQKQPVGVGPASIMVGNLVAGKRIAQASGRDLGLIDDQEQSRKLCVWPTNMHQFLSEALQWRAQTDPDHVLYMLLNAKGVAVSTATCSQLHKRAEKITAALLERGGINTGDNVVLLYPPGIDLIASFYGCLYAGCIPVTVRPPHPQNLPATLPTVRMIIDVSKAACILTTQTLMKILRSKEAAASVNVKTWPNIIDTDDLPRKRPPNIYKPPTAEMLAYLDFSVSTTGMLTGVKISHSAVNALCRSIKLQCELYSSRQIAICMDPYCGLGFVLWCMSSVYSGHQSILIPPMELETSLPLWLSTLSQYKIRDTFCSYSVMELCTKGLGTQTEALKARGVNLTCVRSCVVIAEERPRLTLTQSFSKLFKDLGLSPRAVSTAFGARVNLAICLQGTAGPDPSTVYVDMKSLRHDRVRLVERGAPQSLPLTESGTMLPGVRVIIVNPETRGPLGDSHLGEIWVNSPHNASGYYTIYGEESLQADHFNTRLSFGETETLWARTGYLGFVRRTELLDASGDRHDALFVVGSLDETLELRGLRYHPIDIETSVSRAHRSIAESAVFTWTNLLVVVVELSGSEQEALDLVPLVTNVVLKEHHLIVGVVVIVDPGVIPINSRGEKQRMHLRDSFLADQLDPIYVAYNM; encoded by the exons GTGACATCACGCAGAAAGGCTATGAAAAGAAACGAGCTAAACTTCTGGCCCCGTTCGTACCACAGACCCAAA ATGTGGGCGTGAGTATTAAGTTGACCCCAGGCCATTCTTCAGACCCTGCCTCTAGCCCTAATGCCGTGCCCATTGCTGCCCCACGGCAACACCGAGCTCACCGCAGCGGAGGAACGCGGGATGACCGCTACCGGTCGG ATATCCACACAGAGGCTGTGCAGGCAGCTCTGGCCAGGCATAAAGAGGAGAAGATGGCCCTTCCCATGCCCACTAAGCGTCGCTCAGCCTTCGCCCAGTCTCCTGCGGAAGACTGCACTCCTCCCG ATACATCATCGGCATCAGAGGACGAGGGCTCCCTGCGCAGGCGTCAGGCTGCAATCAGTGCAATGCTGGCTCAGAATCTCCAGAGTCCCGAGTATTGGATCAACCGCTCTGTCCAGGGctcctccacctcctcctcTGCCTCCTCCACCCTTTCTCATGGAGACGGCAAAACTCACAACCACAACCACAGCCAGGGGCAGACCAGCATGCTCGCTGATGTGCTGGCACACACCCGCATAG AGAGCAGCAGCATTCCTCCTGACGTCACATCCACAGTGCCGTCCACAGTGCCTCAGGACAGGAACTCCAGAGCGGACCTGCCACCCAACATAGTAGTGAAGGGCATGAGCCGTGGCCAGAGCCGCTCCAGCATGATGGACACTGCTGGCG GTGTTCCAGCACACAGTCGTGTCTCCACCAAAATTCAGCAGCTGCTCAACACGTTGAAGAGACCCAAGCGGCCTCCACTCAGCGAGTTCTTCCTGGATGACACTGAAGAAATTGTGGAAA TTCCACAGCCAGATCCCAACACACCCAGGCCAGAGGGCCGACAGATGATTCCAGTGAAGGGGGAGCCACTAGGGGTAGTCAGTAACTGGCCTCCAGCTCTGCAGGCTGCATTGGCACGTTGGGGAGCCACACAGGCCAAGAGCCCAGCTCTCACTATCTTGGACATCACTGGCAAACCACTCTACACCCTTACCTATG GTAAACTGTGGACTCGCAGTCTGAAGTTGGCGTACACACTGTTAAACAAACTTGGCACCAAAAATGAACAAGTTCTGAAGCCTGGAGATAGA GTGGCATTAGTTTATCCCAATAGTGACCCTGGGATGTTCTGGGTTGCCTTTTATGGGTGCCTTCTCGCCGAGGTCATTCCTGTCCCGATAGAGGTGCCTTTATCTCGGAAG GATGCAGGAAGTCAGCAGATAGGCTTCCTGTTGGGCAGTTGTGGTGTGGGACTCGCTCTCACTAGTGAAATTTGTCTAAAAGGACTTCCAAAGACCCCGAATGGAGAAATAATGCAATTCAAAG GATGGCCTCGACTTAAATGGGTGGTCACTGATACCAAGTATCTTACCAAACCCTCCAAGGACTGGCAGCCACACATACCTACTGCAAACACTGACACTGCTTACATAGAG TACAAGGCCTCAAAGGAGGGTACGGTGATGGGAGTGGCTGTGTCGAAAATCTCCATGCTGACACACTGTCAAGCTCTAACACAGGCCTGTAATTACTGTGAAG GAGAAACACTGGTTAATGTCCTGGATTTCAAGAAAGACTCAGGCCTTTGGCATGGAGTTCTAGCG AGTGTCATGAACAGGATCCACACTATTAGTGTGCCGTACTCTGTCATGAAGGCTTGTCCACTGTCCTGGGTGCAGAGAGTTCATGTTCACAAAG CTCGTGTGGCCTTGGTGAAATGTAGAGATCTGCACTGGGCTATGATGGCTCACAGAGATCAGAAAGACACCAATCTGTCTTCCCTGCGCATGCTGATCGTAGCTGATGGAGCAAATCCCT GGTCTGTGTCTTCATGTGATGCCTTCCTAAACGTGTTTCAGTCTCATGGGCTGAAACCTGAGATGATCTGTCCATGTGCTTCCTCACCTGAGGCCATGACAGTGGCCATCCGCAG GCCGGGTACTCAAGGCGCTCCGCTCCCTGCCAGGGCCATTCTGTCAATGGCAGGACTCAGTCACGGGGTGATTCGGGTCAACACAGAGGATAAAAACTCTGCCCTTACCGTGCAAGATGTAGGACATGTCATGCCTGGAG CTCTGATGTGTATTGTGAAGCCTGATGGGCCGCCCATGCTCTGTAAGACTGATGAGATCGGGGAGATAGCGTTGAACTCACGTGCCGGAGGCACCATGTACTACGGCCTGCCCGGGGTGACCAAGAACACTTTTGAG GTGATTCCTGTAAACTCGGGTGGAACCCCTATAGGAGACGTTGCCTTCACGCGCACTGGACTGTTGGGCTTTGTGGGTCCG GGAAGTTTGGTGTTTGTGGTGGGGAAGATAGAGGGTCTGCTTTCAGTCAGTGGTCGCAGACACAATGCAGATGACCTGGTGGCCACAGCGCTGGCGGTGGAGCCAGTCAAAACCGTCTACCGAGGGAG GATTGCCGTGTTCTCCGTCACTGTGTTCTATGATGAGCGAATAGTTATTGTGGCAGAGCAGAGGCCTGATGCCAATGAAGAGGACAGTTTCCAGTGGATGAGTAGAGTCCTACAG GCTATAGACAGCATCCACCAGGTGGGCTTGTATTGTTTGGCGCTGGTGCCTGCAAACACATTACCCAAAACTCCTCTGGGTGGTATTCATGTGTCCGAGGCCAAGCAGCACTTCCTGGAGGGATCTCTGCACCCTTGCAACATTCTGATGTGCCCTCATACGTGTGTGACCAACCTTCCAAAACCCAGACAAAAGCAACCAG TGGGAGTTGGTCCAGCATCCATCATGGTGGGCAACCTGGTGGCAGGAAAGAGAATCGCACAGGCTAGTGGGAGAGATCTTGGGCTCATTGATGACCAAGAACAATCCAGAAAG CTCTGTGTGTGGCCCACTAACATG CATCAGTTCCTGTCTGAAGCCCTTCAGTGGAGAGCACAGACTGATCCTGATCACGTCCTCTATATGCTGCTGAATGCAAAG GGTGTAGCAGTGAGCACAGCCACATGTTCTCAACTGCACAAGCGAGCAGAGAAAATCACTGCAGCTTTGTTGGAAAGAGGAGGAATTAACACTGGAGACAACGTAGTACTGCTTTATCCTCCTG GCATAGATCTTATAGCCTCCTTTTATGGATGTCTGTATGCCGGCTGTATTCCGGTCACCGTCAGGCCTCCTCACCCTCAGAATCTTCCTGCCACTCTCCCCACAGTCCGAATGATCATTGAC GTGAGCAAAGCAGCATGCATCCTCACGACTCAGACCCTGATGAAGATTTTGCGGTCTAAAGAAGCGGCAGCCAGTGTGAATGTGAAGACTTGGCCGAATATCATAGACACAg ATGATCTTCCCAGGAAGCGGCCTCCAAACATTTATAAACCCCCCACTGCAGAAATGTTGGCCTACCTGGACTTTAGTGTGTCCACCACAGGCATGCTGACCGGAGTTAAG ATATCTCACTCAGCGGTCAATGCTTTATGTCGATCCATCAAACTACAATGTGAGCTGTATTCTTCCAGACAAATTGCCATCTGCATGGACCCCTACTGTGGCCTGGGCTTCGTGCTGTGGTGTATGTCAAG tgtttaTTCAGGTCACCAGTCAATCTTGATCCCTCCCATGGAGCTGGAGACGTCTCTGCCCCTGTGGCTGAGCACACTCAGTCAGTATAAGATCAGAGACACCTTCTGTTCATACTCGGTCATGGAGCTCTGCACCAAGGGCCTTGGCACACAGACTGAAGCTCTAAAG GCTCGTGGTGTGAACCTAACATGTGTAAGGAGCTGTGTCGTCATCGCCGAAGAGAGGCCTCGTTTGACACTCACGCAGTCATTCTCCAAGCTCTTCAAAGACCTGGGCCTGTCTCCACGCGCAGTGAGCACCGCTTTTGGTGCCAGGGTCAACTTGGCAATCTGTCTACAG GGCACTGCTGGTCCAGACCCATCCACTGTTTACGTAGACATGAAGTCTCTCCGTCATGACAG AGTGAGACTGGTGGAGAGAGGAGCTCCTCAGAGTCTGCCGCTGACGGAGTCTGGGACT ATGCTTCCTGGAGTGAGAGTAATCATTGTGAACCCAGAGACAAGAGGACCATTAGGAGACTCTCATCTAGGCGAG ATCTGGGTGAACAGTCCTCATAATGCCAGTGGTTATTATACCATCTATGGTGAGGAGAGCCTGCAGGCAGACCATTTCAACACACGGCTGAGCTTCGGAGAGACCGAAACGCTCTGGGCCAGAACTGGATATCTGGGATTTGTTAGGAGGACGGAGCTATTGGATGCAAGTGGAG ATCGCCACGATGCTCTGTTTGTGGTAGGTTCACTTGACGAAACACTGGAGTTGCGAGGTTTGCGTTATCATCCCATTGACATCGAGACTTCTGTGTCTCGGGCGCACCGCAGCATCGCTGAGAG CGCCGTCTTCACGTGGACCAATCTTCTGGTGGTCGTGGTGGAGCTCAGTGGGTCTGAGCAGGAAGCTCTTGATCTGGTTCCCCTCGTCACTAATGTGGTTCTGAAAGAGCATCACCTCATCGTTGGTGTGGTGGTCATCGTGGACCCCGGCGTCATCCCCATCAACTCGCGGGGCGAGAAGCAACGCATGCACCTGCGCGACTCCTTCCTGGCCGACCAGCTGGATCCCATCTATGTGGCGTACAACATGTGA
- the dip2ba gene encoding disco-interacting protein 2 homolog B-A isoform X2 — translation MADRGVDLAALPKEVREQLAELELELSEGDITQKGYEKKRAKLLAPFVPQTQNVGVSIKLTPGHSSDPASSPNAVPIAAPRQHRAHRSGGTRDDRYRSDIHTEAVQAALARHKEEKMALPMPTKRRSAFAQSPAEDCTPPDTSSASEDEGSLRRRQAAISAMLAQNLQSPEYWINRSVQGSSTSSSASSTLSHGDGKTHNHNHSQGQTSMLADVLAHTRIESSSIPPDVTSTVPSTVPQDRNSRADLPPNIVVKGMSRGQSRSSMMDTAGGVPAHSRVSTKIQQLLNTLKRPKRPPLSEFFLDDTEEIVEIPQPDPNTPRPEGRQMIPVKGEPLGVVSNWPPALQAALARWGATQAKSPALTILDITGKPLYTLTYGKLWTRSLKLAYTLLNKLGTKNEQVLKPGDRVALVYPNSDPGMFWVAFYGCLLAEVIPVPIEVPLSRKDAGSQQIGFLLGSCGVGLALTSEICLKGLPKTPNGEIMQFKGWPRLKWVVTDTKYLTKPSKDWQPHIPTANTDTAYIEYKASKEGTVMGVAVSKISMLTHCQALTQACNYCEGETLVNVLDFKKDSGLWHGVLASVMNRIHTISVPYSVMKACPLSWVQRVHVHKARVALVKCRDLHWAMMAHRDQKDTNLSSLRMLIVADGANPWSVSSCDAFLNVFQSHGLKPEMICPCASSPEAMTVAIRRPGTQGAPLPARAILSMAGLSHGVIRVNTEDKNSALTVQDVGHVMPGALMCIVKPDGPPMLCKTDEIGEIALNSRAGGTMYYGLPGVTKNTFEVIPVNSGGTPIGDVAFTRTGLLGFVGPGSLVFVVGKIEGLLSVSGRRHNADDLVATALAVEPVKTVYRGRIAVFSVTVFYDERIVIVAEQRPDANEEDSFQWMSRVLQAIDSIHQVGLYCLALVPANTLPKTPLGGIHVSEAKQHFLEGSLHPCNILMCPHTCVTNLPKPRQKQPVGVGPASIMVGNLVAGKRIAQASGRDLGLIDDQEQSRKHQFLSEALQWRAQTDPDHVLYMLLNAKGVAVSTATCSQLHKRAEKITAALLERGGINTGDNVVLLYPPGIDLIASFYGCLYAGCIPVTVRPPHPQNLPATLPTVRMIIDVSKAACILTTQTLMKILRSKEAAASVNVKTWPNIIDTDDLPRKRPPNIYKPPTAEMLAYLDFSVSTTGMLTGVKISHSAVNALCRSIKLQCELYSSRQIAICMDPYCGLGFVLWCMSSVYSGHQSILIPPMELETSLPLWLSTLSQYKIRDTFCSYSVMELCTKGLGTQTEALKARGVNLTCVRSCVVIAEERPRLTLTQSFSKLFKDLGLSPRAVSTAFGARVNLAICLQGTAGPDPSTVYVDMKSLRHDRVRLVERGAPQSLPLTESGTMLPGVRVIIVNPETRGPLGDSHLGEIWVNSPHNASGYYTIYGEESLQADHFNTRLSFGETETLWARTGYLGFVRRTELLDASGDRHDALFVVGSLDETLELRGLRYHPIDIETSVSRAHRSIAESAVFTWTNLLVVVVELSGSEQEALDLVPLVTNVVLKEHHLIVGVVVIVDPGVIPINSRGEKQRMHLRDSFLADQLDPIYVAYNM, via the exons GTGACATCACGCAGAAAGGCTATGAAAAGAAACGAGCTAAACTTCTGGCCCCGTTCGTACCACAGACCCAAA ATGTGGGCGTGAGTATTAAGTTGACCCCAGGCCATTCTTCAGACCCTGCCTCTAGCCCTAATGCCGTGCCCATTGCTGCCCCACGGCAACACCGAGCTCACCGCAGCGGAGGAACGCGGGATGACCGCTACCGGTCGG ATATCCACACAGAGGCTGTGCAGGCAGCTCTGGCCAGGCATAAAGAGGAGAAGATGGCCCTTCCCATGCCCACTAAGCGTCGCTCAGCCTTCGCCCAGTCTCCTGCGGAAGACTGCACTCCTCCCG ATACATCATCGGCATCAGAGGACGAGGGCTCCCTGCGCAGGCGTCAGGCTGCAATCAGTGCAATGCTGGCTCAGAATCTCCAGAGTCCCGAGTATTGGATCAACCGCTCTGTCCAGGGctcctccacctcctcctcTGCCTCCTCCACCCTTTCTCATGGAGACGGCAAAACTCACAACCACAACCACAGCCAGGGGCAGACCAGCATGCTCGCTGATGTGCTGGCACACACCCGCATAG AGAGCAGCAGCATTCCTCCTGACGTCACATCCACAGTGCCGTCCACAGTGCCTCAGGACAGGAACTCCAGAGCGGACCTGCCACCCAACATAGTAGTGAAGGGCATGAGCCGTGGCCAGAGCCGCTCCAGCATGATGGACACTGCTGGCG GTGTTCCAGCACACAGTCGTGTCTCCACCAAAATTCAGCAGCTGCTCAACACGTTGAAGAGACCCAAGCGGCCTCCACTCAGCGAGTTCTTCCTGGATGACACTGAAGAAATTGTGGAAA TTCCACAGCCAGATCCCAACACACCCAGGCCAGAGGGCCGACAGATGATTCCAGTGAAGGGGGAGCCACTAGGGGTAGTCAGTAACTGGCCTCCAGCTCTGCAGGCTGCATTGGCACGTTGGGGAGCCACACAGGCCAAGAGCCCAGCTCTCACTATCTTGGACATCACTGGCAAACCACTCTACACCCTTACCTATG GTAAACTGTGGACTCGCAGTCTGAAGTTGGCGTACACACTGTTAAACAAACTTGGCACCAAAAATGAACAAGTTCTGAAGCCTGGAGATAGA GTGGCATTAGTTTATCCCAATAGTGACCCTGGGATGTTCTGGGTTGCCTTTTATGGGTGCCTTCTCGCCGAGGTCATTCCTGTCCCGATAGAGGTGCCTTTATCTCGGAAG GATGCAGGAAGTCAGCAGATAGGCTTCCTGTTGGGCAGTTGTGGTGTGGGACTCGCTCTCACTAGTGAAATTTGTCTAAAAGGACTTCCAAAGACCCCGAATGGAGAAATAATGCAATTCAAAG GATGGCCTCGACTTAAATGGGTGGTCACTGATACCAAGTATCTTACCAAACCCTCCAAGGACTGGCAGCCACACATACCTACTGCAAACACTGACACTGCTTACATAGAG TACAAGGCCTCAAAGGAGGGTACGGTGATGGGAGTGGCTGTGTCGAAAATCTCCATGCTGACACACTGTCAAGCTCTAACACAGGCCTGTAATTACTGTGAAG GAGAAACACTGGTTAATGTCCTGGATTTCAAGAAAGACTCAGGCCTTTGGCATGGAGTTCTAGCG AGTGTCATGAACAGGATCCACACTATTAGTGTGCCGTACTCTGTCATGAAGGCTTGTCCACTGTCCTGGGTGCAGAGAGTTCATGTTCACAAAG CTCGTGTGGCCTTGGTGAAATGTAGAGATCTGCACTGGGCTATGATGGCTCACAGAGATCAGAAAGACACCAATCTGTCTTCCCTGCGCATGCTGATCGTAGCTGATGGAGCAAATCCCT GGTCTGTGTCTTCATGTGATGCCTTCCTAAACGTGTTTCAGTCTCATGGGCTGAAACCTGAGATGATCTGTCCATGTGCTTCCTCACCTGAGGCCATGACAGTGGCCATCCGCAG GCCGGGTACTCAAGGCGCTCCGCTCCCTGCCAGGGCCATTCTGTCAATGGCAGGACTCAGTCACGGGGTGATTCGGGTCAACACAGAGGATAAAAACTCTGCCCTTACCGTGCAAGATGTAGGACATGTCATGCCTGGAG CTCTGATGTGTATTGTGAAGCCTGATGGGCCGCCCATGCTCTGTAAGACTGATGAGATCGGGGAGATAGCGTTGAACTCACGTGCCGGAGGCACCATGTACTACGGCCTGCCCGGGGTGACCAAGAACACTTTTGAG GTGATTCCTGTAAACTCGGGTGGAACCCCTATAGGAGACGTTGCCTTCACGCGCACTGGACTGTTGGGCTTTGTGGGTCCG GGAAGTTTGGTGTTTGTGGTGGGGAAGATAGAGGGTCTGCTTTCAGTCAGTGGTCGCAGACACAATGCAGATGACCTGGTGGCCACAGCGCTGGCGGTGGAGCCAGTCAAAACCGTCTACCGAGGGAG GATTGCCGTGTTCTCCGTCACTGTGTTCTATGATGAGCGAATAGTTATTGTGGCAGAGCAGAGGCCTGATGCCAATGAAGAGGACAGTTTCCAGTGGATGAGTAGAGTCCTACAG GCTATAGACAGCATCCACCAGGTGGGCTTGTATTGTTTGGCGCTGGTGCCTGCAAACACATTACCCAAAACTCCTCTGGGTGGTATTCATGTGTCCGAGGCCAAGCAGCACTTCCTGGAGGGATCTCTGCACCCTTGCAACATTCTGATGTGCCCTCATACGTGTGTGACCAACCTTCCAAAACCCAGACAAAAGCAACCAG TGGGAGTTGGTCCAGCATCCATCATGGTGGGCAACCTGGTGGCAGGAAAGAGAATCGCACAGGCTAGTGGGAGAGATCTTGGGCTCATTGATGACCAAGAACAATCCAGAAAG CATCAGTTCCTGTCTGAAGCCCTTCAGTGGAGAGCACAGACTGATCCTGATCACGTCCTCTATATGCTGCTGAATGCAAAG GGTGTAGCAGTGAGCACAGCCACATGTTCTCAACTGCACAAGCGAGCAGAGAAAATCACTGCAGCTTTGTTGGAAAGAGGAGGAATTAACACTGGAGACAACGTAGTACTGCTTTATCCTCCTG GCATAGATCTTATAGCCTCCTTTTATGGATGTCTGTATGCCGGCTGTATTCCGGTCACCGTCAGGCCTCCTCACCCTCAGAATCTTCCTGCCACTCTCCCCACAGTCCGAATGATCATTGAC GTGAGCAAAGCAGCATGCATCCTCACGACTCAGACCCTGATGAAGATTTTGCGGTCTAAAGAAGCGGCAGCCAGTGTGAATGTGAAGACTTGGCCGAATATCATAGACACAg ATGATCTTCCCAGGAAGCGGCCTCCAAACATTTATAAACCCCCCACTGCAGAAATGTTGGCCTACCTGGACTTTAGTGTGTCCACCACAGGCATGCTGACCGGAGTTAAG ATATCTCACTCAGCGGTCAATGCTTTATGTCGATCCATCAAACTACAATGTGAGCTGTATTCTTCCAGACAAATTGCCATCTGCATGGACCCCTACTGTGGCCTGGGCTTCGTGCTGTGGTGTATGTCAAG tgtttaTTCAGGTCACCAGTCAATCTTGATCCCTCCCATGGAGCTGGAGACGTCTCTGCCCCTGTGGCTGAGCACACTCAGTCAGTATAAGATCAGAGACACCTTCTGTTCATACTCGGTCATGGAGCTCTGCACCAAGGGCCTTGGCACACAGACTGAAGCTCTAAAG GCTCGTGGTGTGAACCTAACATGTGTAAGGAGCTGTGTCGTCATCGCCGAAGAGAGGCCTCGTTTGACACTCACGCAGTCATTCTCCAAGCTCTTCAAAGACCTGGGCCTGTCTCCACGCGCAGTGAGCACCGCTTTTGGTGCCAGGGTCAACTTGGCAATCTGTCTACAG GGCACTGCTGGTCCAGACCCATCCACTGTTTACGTAGACATGAAGTCTCTCCGTCATGACAG AGTGAGACTGGTGGAGAGAGGAGCTCCTCAGAGTCTGCCGCTGACGGAGTCTGGGACT ATGCTTCCTGGAGTGAGAGTAATCATTGTGAACCCAGAGACAAGAGGACCATTAGGAGACTCTCATCTAGGCGAG ATCTGGGTGAACAGTCCTCATAATGCCAGTGGTTATTATACCATCTATGGTGAGGAGAGCCTGCAGGCAGACCATTTCAACACACGGCTGAGCTTCGGAGAGACCGAAACGCTCTGGGCCAGAACTGGATATCTGGGATTTGTTAGGAGGACGGAGCTATTGGATGCAAGTGGAG ATCGCCACGATGCTCTGTTTGTGGTAGGTTCACTTGACGAAACACTGGAGTTGCGAGGTTTGCGTTATCATCCCATTGACATCGAGACTTCTGTGTCTCGGGCGCACCGCAGCATCGCTGAGAG CGCCGTCTTCACGTGGACCAATCTTCTGGTGGTCGTGGTGGAGCTCAGTGGGTCTGAGCAGGAAGCTCTTGATCTGGTTCCCCTCGTCACTAATGTGGTTCTGAAAGAGCATCACCTCATCGTTGGTGTGGTGGTCATCGTGGACCCCGGCGTCATCCCCATCAACTCGCGGGGCGAGAAGCAACGCATGCACCTGCGCGACTCCTTCCTGGCCGACCAGCTGGATCCCATCTATGTGGCGTACAACATGTGA